The sequence TCTTCGAAAGGGCCGTGAGTGACCAACCAGCCTGATTCGGTATCCGCATTTGTTTGCACAATACGGGAGTCAGCGCCTTCTTCCATAGCAAGTCCAGCCAATATTTCCGGGCTAATGAGGTCTGAAAATGCAGTAAAGCCTTGTCTAATTAAACAAGGCTTTTTTTGCCAGCTACTCGCCAGAAAATCTTTTATATCGAGATTTAATGTCATACTAAATCGTCAACGAATTGAATGGCGCGACCAATGTAGTTTGCCGGGCTCAGTGCTTTCATTTCATCTTTGGCGGCGTCAGGAATATCTAACGCCTCAATAAAATCACTCAGATCGGCTGGTGTAATGCGTTTACCGCGAGTTAACGCTTTGAGCTTTTCATAAGGCTTCTCAACACCGTAGCGACGCATAACGGTTTGCACTGGCTCTGCCATTAGCTCCCAGTTGTCATCCAATTCGGCGGCCAGTTTAGCGTCATTCACTTCCAATTTGCTCAAACCTTTTTGTGTCGCCTGATAAGCAATTACCGCATAAGCTAAGCCGACGCCCAAGTTGCGCAATACCGTTGAGTCAGTCAGGTCACGCTGCCAGCGTGAGATAGGTAGCTTCTGCGCTAAATGCTGCATAATGCTGTTGGCAATGCCCAGATTGCCTTCTGAATTTTCAAAGTCGATTGGGTTAACTTTGTGAGGCATGGTTGAAGAGCCGACTTCGCCTTCAATCGTTTTTTGTTTGAAGTGGTTCAGAGCAATGTAACCCCAGACATCGCGATCAAAATCGATAAGTACAGTATTAAAGCGTGACAGGGCGTCAAAATACTCAGCAATGTAATCGTGCGGTTCGATTTGAGTGGTATAAGCGTTCCAGTTCAAGCCTAAAGACTCAACAAAACGCTCAGAAATACCATGCCAGTCGACGTTCGGGTAAGCGGCAAGGTGAGCATTGTAGTTACCCACCGCACCGTTGATTTTGCCCATAATATTAACCGCTTTAAATTGCTCAATTTGACGTTCTAACCGAACGGCTACGTTGGCAAATTCTTTACCCATAGTCGTTGGCGTTGCCGGTTGACCATGGGTACGAGCCATCATTGGCACCGCTCGGTACTCTTTGGCTTTGGCTTTTACGTCATTGAGGAGCTGGGTCATCATTGGCACCAGCACATCGTCTCGTGCCGTTGCCAGCATCAAGCCGTGAGACAGGTTGTTGATGTCTTCTGAAGTACAAGCAAAATGAATAAATTCAGAGACATTATTGAGCTCATCGTTCTGTTCAACGGACTCTTTCAGAAAGTACTCAACGGCTTTAACGTCATGGTTCGTCGTTCTTTCAATTTCTTTAATGCGTTCTGCGTTTTCGACAGAGAAGTTTTCAACAATACCATCAAGTAACTTGTTGGCTTCAGCACTTAAAGCCGGAACTTCTTTAATGCCGTCGACAGTCGCTAATAGTTGTAGCCAGCGTACTTCAACAGTCACTCGGAATTTGATAAGACCATATTCACTAAAAATAGGGCGTAGCATTTCAGCTTTTGACGCATATCGACCGTCAACAGGGGATATTGCAGTGAGTGAAGATAAGGGCAACATACAAGGTTCTCCGAGTTATATTAAGCAATTTGAAGTAGCTGCTGAGCGGCTTTCAGCATCTGTTTTCTTGAAAAAATGAAATGGCGGCGCTTGCCACCTAGTTGGTTCCAGAGTATTGCACTGCGCACACCAGCAAGTAACAGGGCGCGGATATGGTGCTGGTTGGCATCGGACTTTAACACCTCTGGTTTACCATTAATTCGAATAGGCTGACCTAAAGGGCTAATAAGCTCTCTGTAAACGCCTGCCATACTCTCTAAGATACGGTATTGTTCAAAGCCAAACTCTTCTTTTTGGCGCTTTATTTGTGAAATGCGCTGACCCAGTTCGTCCAGTACTTTTGGTTCTTTTAATAAACGCCTTGAAAGGTGCAGCATGCCAATTAAATAGCGCGTCACCTCAACGTCTTTTTGAGAACTGCTGCCGATTTGGCGCACAAATGTCTGTAAGCCGGGCTGGATATTGATAAGTCCGCCGTAGACCTGCTCAATAGAGTCTGGTGACTGCTGTAAAACACTATGAATCAGTGTGTCAGTAATAGACTCGGGGTAAAGGCTACCGCTGCGGGCTATTTTCTGAACCGCAGCGGCACTTAATGACATACCGGCTAATGCAATAACACGCTGTTGCCAGTCGTTCATAATTTTACCTCAAAGTCGGTCAGGCGTTTTTCGATAATACCGCCACCAAGGCAGACGTTATCGATATAAAATACCGCTGACTGACCGGGGGTCACCGCCGCAACCGGATCATCAAACTCAACATGAACGTCACCATTGTCTAATGGTGTTACCTGGCTGGCTATATCACTTTGACGATAACGCGTTTTTACGGCACAGCGGAAGGGTTCCGCAGGCGCTTCCCGGTTAACCCAGTGCAACTGGCCGGCAACTAAACCTTTTGAATAAAGACGAGGGTGATTCTTGCCTTGTGCAACAATCAGTACATTACGTTCAACGTCTTTATCGACCACATACCAAGGATCCTCAGAGGCATTAGCCAGTCCACCAATATGTAAACCTTTGCGTTGACCAAGCGTGTGGTACATCAAGCCTTCATGTTGCCCAAGAACATCACCATCAACGGTTTCGATGTCACCAGGCTTAGCCGGCAGATACTGTTGCAGAAAATCTTTAAACTTACGTTCACCAATAAAACAAATACCGGTGGAGTCTTTTTTATCCGCCGTTACTAAGCCTTGCTCTTCGGCAATACGTCGAACTTCAGGCTTCTCCAGTTCGCCAACCGGAAATAGTGTCTGCGCGATATGCTCATGACTCAGTGTATACAAGAAGTAGCTTTGATCTTTGTTATTGTC comes from Idiomarina sp. X4 and encodes:
- the mnmA gene encoding tRNA 2-thiouridine(34) synthase MnmA, with amino-acid sequence MSDAVKKVIVGMSGGVDSSVSAYLLKQQGYHVEGLFMKNWEEDDTDEYCAAADDLADAEKVCETLGIELHTINFAAEYWDNVFEYFLEEYKAGRTPNPDIMCNKEIKFKAFLEFAAEALGADYIATGHYVRRQYDGKKWQMLRGLDNNKDQSYFLYTLSHEHIAQTLFPVGELEKPEVRRIAEEQGLVTADKKDSTGICFIGERKFKDFLQQYLPAKPGDIETVDGDVLGQHEGLMYHTLGQRKGLHIGGLANASEDPWYVVDKDVERNVLIVAQGKNHPRLYSKGLVAGQLHWVNREAPAEPFRCAVKTRYRQSDIASQVTPLDNGDVHVEFDDPVAAVTPGQSAVFYIDNVCLGGGIIEKRLTDFEVKL
- the hflD gene encoding high frequency lysogenization protein HflD, which gives rise to MNDWQQRVIALAGMSLSAAAVQKIARSGSLYPESITDTLIHSVLQQSPDSIEQVYGGLINIQPGLQTFVRQIGSSSQKDVEVTRYLIGMLHLSRRLLKEPKVLDELGQRISQIKRQKEEFGFEQYRILESMAGVYRELISPLGQPIRINGKPEVLKSDANQHHIRALLLAGVRSAILWNQLGGKRRHFIFSRKQMLKAAQQLLQIA
- the purB gene encoding adenylosuccinate lyase — protein: MPLSSLTAISPVDGRYASKAEMLRPIFSEYGLIKFRVTVEVRWLQLLATVDGIKEVPALSAEANKLLDGIVENFSVENAERIKEIERTTNHDVKAVEYFLKESVEQNDELNNVSEFIHFACTSEDINNLSHGLMLATARDDVLVPMMTQLLNDVKAKAKEYRAVPMMARTHGQPATPTTMGKEFANVAVRLERQIEQFKAVNIMGKINGAVGNYNAHLAAYPNVDWHGISERFVESLGLNWNAYTTQIEPHDYIAEYFDALSRFNTVLIDFDRDVWGYIALNHFKQKTIEGEVGSSTMPHKVNPIDFENSEGNLGIANSIMQHLAQKLPISRWQRDLTDSTVLRNLGVGLAYAVIAYQATQKGLSKLEVNDAKLAAELDDNWELMAEPVQTVMRRYGVEKPYEKLKALTRGKRITPADLSDFIEALDIPDAAKDEMKALSPANYIGRAIQFVDDLV